The DNA window TAGACATTCCAGGGGAAATCACAGATCCAAGTTTTCCAGTCGCATCAGCTGCTTTGGTTGTGCCCAATAACTTGCTAGGGCTTTCATTAATTTCAGCAGCAGTAACTGGACTTGCCTGTGGCTCAATTTTTGCATCCTTACCTGAAATATGAGAGAATGAGGAAATCAAGACCTCATACATATGATTATCAAGCATCCGAGGATTATAATTGAATGATACATTGTCCAGCACTCCTTGGCATAATCATGAAAATTAGCAGATTATTCAGAAATTATGAATCTGTATGTGATTAATTTGAAGTGCACTTCAAGGTTAGCGTAACATCATACAAGCTTTATTTTTTGGTGTCATGGAAACAAACCAAGATAGTCTTACAACTTCATGCGACTTAAGGGGATTGTAGACTTTAGAACTTACATGTCAACAAAGGGTAGGTCATGCACAAAAGCAATAAGGcatcctctctctctttaatgattctgattttttttttttttttttaactaacgTGAAGTTCTTCATTAACTTCTAAGTCTATAATTCAGAAGAGATTCAAGACTAATATCTCTAAGATGTACATAGTGCATCATCATAGCtaacaaaagggaaaaattaaattatcacAAACAATGACTATTCATGTTGGttaaacacacaaaaaaaaaaaaaacagtttaataaaaaagggaaGTAAAGATCATTGGCCAAcacaatatgttatgaaaggaaaataattggTGTTGGAGTCATACCAGTGATAGGTGTTCCCTCACGGCTTCGTTTccttttggtttgatttgcctgaacataataataaagattCATTACCAAGTAATTAAAGATGAAGCAATAAGGTGTTAGCTTAGGTGAACCAAGAACTTTCTCTAGCTGTGAAATCTTACCCCAGCAGTAGTTCCATCACTTCCATCACTGGAACCTTCAGTTTCCATACTGTTAACAtgacagaaaaaaaattataagttagGTAAGTCACGAGATAAATACAAGTAAGAAAATGTGacgcaatttttttttttttttttaaaaaatcactTTGAGTTTGAACAATAAATTCTCTACAGGAAATTAGAAAATGACAGCTAGGTAAATTTGGTTAACCTCTCCGATGGTCCATGCTCAACTCCCCCAGCAGCACTCTCAGTGCTAACATTGCCTATGGACATAGCCAGGCCATCGAAAcctttcaatttcttcattaaACCTTGACTACTACTTCCAGACACCTTAGAAGGAGTTTCAATGCTCAAAGGAGTCACGGCCTGCTATGAGCACCAATGaactttttgttattatttgttCTTGGAGGCTTAAACAGCTAGTACATTCTTCACCTCCATTATATACTTTAGCATAATATTTACACATCAAAATTCTAAGATTTCAACAACCGAAATACAAATCCCAGCATGAAGGCTTCACTTACAGCAGGTGATGAAGGAACACCACCAGGGCCATGTGACTGTGGTCCCTGgattaatattataatcatAGAATTAGCCTGGAAATGCTCAAAGATTTGCAGAAAATAATAAGTGTTTCATCCTCATAATAACAAACTGCTTAATTTTAATCTGCAGAAGAAAATCCAATTTGCAATGGGATGCTATAGATAACCCATCTATGATTGAGTTAAGATCGCCAAACATGAAACTTATCCAGAGATAATTGACAAAAATCAAGAATGCTGGTTTGAATGAAGATAGAGCCAAAATTTCTAGATAAGAATTTTAGCAAGgcagaaaaagacaaaaactaCATTACTTCTCGAAGTTCTGTTTCGTtttattcaaaagaaaactgaCAAAGGTTAATAATAGTGTGCTCTGAAGATGTATCCCAAGTGAAAAAGCAATCTTAATTATGGGCCATGATGACAAAATCGTgcacaagaaaacaaaaatgcaagCTTACCATTGAAACTGCAGGATGTGCATAAACACCTCCATGAGAATAGATTGCTGCGTAAGGAGTACCATATGGAGGAATCATCTGGAAAAATGAATTAACTTTCGATCAAACAGAGCCCTTTCCCCAAGCATAATTTGATAGCAAAAGCTTCATCATTTAAGCTCTCCAATAGTTAATAACTACCTGTGGTGGGCCCCACATATAAGGGTGAGGAGCATGACCTGAAGCCACAGCAGAATTGTAGTATGGTGGAACTGCAACTCTAGGACCATAATATGCCTGAAAAGGTACAAAATCCCTTCAATTAGCTATAACAATCTAGCCATTATaatcttataaaataacaTGTTAAGTGATTATTTCAAACAAATGGGCATAATACAGGTGGGGGTGGACGAACTAAACCTGCATGGCTGCCCAATCAGGAAATACATGAATACTGGCAGAATTCGACACACAATTCTGATCCTGTCCATAGAGAGAAATCAGTTCAGACAAACTAATTAAATCGTTCTCCGAGTcacaaacaactcaaaacaTGTAAGCCTTGCTCCCTCTCaataaataatcactaatCACCATACCGGCGCTGGTGAAGATTGTTTTTCAGTCTTCACAGACTTTGCGTCTTCACTGGTTCCCATGATACAGATAAAGCTCAAACTGGACACTTGACTGGCTGTTGATATGACAGGCCTTTGGCACAGATTATGATCAGCTGGGCTGAATAGATGAGCCATGCAAACATTAGGGAagcaaggaaaaaaaatccaacatCAAGCAtgtaaattttagaaaattaatgaaaatactGTGCAGATATCATTAGCTGTTTGAATAATCTTGAAGAAAAGGTAAATACGTTTTAGAATAATCTTGAAGAAAAGGTAAATACGTTTTAGAATAATCCTATAAGGAGAAggattttagaatttattaaaaaaaaaaaaaaaaaaaaaaaaaaaaaaaaaaaaaaaaaaaaaaNtgtattttaattattgtttgctaaaacccatttcaaggaaaaagaaagacgtGAGAAAATAAACTAACTCTGATTGGCAAAGTGTGTTATGTATGAACTTCAAACGAAAACTTAAATCGAATGAAAAAAGTTGAATTCAAGTTAAGCTTTCATAActgaaatttctaaaatagCGTATGCCTCTCTACAACCTAACATATATGGGTGTTTTAGGATACTAAAAGGATTTGAAACTCAACTAGGccttcttctttatttaataGCTCGTGTCTGGGTCATGTCcttaattttccaaattaCATCTTGAAGtctcattatttaaaaatacatctGACAGTCCTAAACTGTCCcttgtttttcttatcttgtatttttaatatcacAGAACAGAGAGTAGCTAACATTCAAAGCAACCCCAAACACTTTGTCCATAAGGGGACTTTAATAAGAAAACTTGATTCCAGCAATTGTTAAGAACAACAggttaaacatttattttaattttttttaacaaaaaagaaaaaagaaaaaacaaacaataaagtTGTAAAAATATCACATCTGCGGAAAGGGGGAAAACGGAAGTATCTATCCATCTGTAAACACAAAAGTGCGCATACAGAGAAAGGAAACGGCCCTATTAGGAAAACAAATTCACAAGAGGACATTTATGGAATTCCAACAAAGAAGGGCTCCCTTGATTATCTCCAATTCGAActgaaaaagtaaattttcTGATGCTCAAATGACTTAAAATACACCTCCATAGAAAATTGATACAACgagacagagaagaaagaaaagggggCAAGAAGCTCAATTCTGTATGCAAATTTTTACAATTAGGAAGACCCCTGATTCGTTCGACTAATTAATAACCTGGAACCATGGCagtttgattttaataaaatttacacTCCGAATTCTCTTCTTTCAACTAATTTTGTTTCCTCCATCGTCATAAAAATGCAGAAACCGAATGAAAAGAGCACATGT is part of the Cucurbita pepo subsp. pepo cultivar mu-cu-16 chromosome LG03, ASM280686v2, whole genome shotgun sequence genome and encodes:
- the LOC111790882 gene encoding common plant regulatory factor 1-like isoform X1 — encoded protein: MGTSEDAKSVKTEKQSSPAPDQNCVSNSASIHVFPDWAAMQAYYGPRVAVPPYYNSAVASGHAPHPYMWGPPQMIPPYGTPYAAIYSHGGVYAHPAVSMGPQSHGPGGVPSSPAQAVTPLSIETPSKVSGSSSQGLMKKLKGFDGLAMSIGNVSTESAAGGVEHGPSESMETEGSSDGSDGTTAGANQTKRKRSREGTPITGKDAKIEPQASPVTAAEINESPSKLLGTTKAADATGKLGSVISPGMSTALELRNPSSINAMTSPTSIPPCSVLPSEVWLQNEKELKRERRKQSNRESARRSRLRKQAEAEELAHKVDSLTAENVAIRSEIKRLSENSEKIKKENATLMIKLKSAQSGRSEALDMNEKRMQQPVSTEIKGPVNKSIKEESNICKKNSSSGAKLCQLLDTSSRADAVAAS
- the LOC111790882 gene encoding common plant regulatory factor 1-like isoform X3 produces the protein MGTSEDAKSVKTEKQSSPAPDQNCVSNSASIHVFPDWAAMQAYYGPRVAVPPYYNSAVASGHAPHPYMWGPPQMIPPYGTPYAAIYSHGGVYAHPAVSMQAVTPLSIETPSKVSGSSSQGLMKKLKGFDGLAMSIGNVSTESAAGGVEHGPSESMETEGSSDGSDGTTAGANQTKRKRSREGTPITGKDAKIEPQASPVTAAEINESPSKLLGTTKAADATGKLGSVISPGMSTALELRNPSSINAMTSPTSIPPCSVLPSEVWLQNEKELKRERRKQSNRESARRSRLRKQAEAEELAHKVDSLTAENVAIRSEIKRLSENSEKIKKENATLMIKLKSAQSGRSEALDMNEKRMQQPVSTEIKGPVNKSIKEESNICKKNSSSGAKLCQLLDTSSRADAVAAS
- the LOC111790882 gene encoding common plant regulatory factor 1-like isoform X2, producing the protein MGTSEDAKSVKTEKQSSPAPDQNCVSNSASIHVFPDWAAMQAYYGPRVAVPPYYNSAVASGHAPHPYMWGPPQMIPPYGTPYAAIYSHGGVYAHPAVSMGPQSHGPGGVPSSPAAVTPLSIETPSKVSGSSSQGLMKKLKGFDGLAMSIGNVSTESAAGGVEHGPSESMETEGSSDGSDGTTAGANQTKRKRSREGTPITGKDAKIEPQASPVTAAEINESPSKLLGTTKAADATGKLGSVISPGMSTALELRNPSSINAMTSPTSIPPCSVLPSEVWLQNEKELKRERRKQSNRESARRSRLRKQAEAEELAHKVDSLTAENVAIRSEIKRLSENSEKIKKENATLMIKLKSAQSGRSEALDMNEKRMQQPVSTEIKGPVNKSIKEESNICKKNSSSGAKLCQLLDTSSRADAVAAS
- the LOC111790882 gene encoding common plant regulatory factor 1-like isoform X4, whose product is MGTSEDAKSVKTEKQSSPAPDQNCVSNSASIHVFPDWAAMQAYYGPRVAVPPYYNSAVASGHAPHPYMWGPPQMIPPYGTPYAAIYSHGGVYAHPAVSMAVTPLSIETPSKVSGSSSQGLMKKLKGFDGLAMSIGNVSTESAAGGVEHGPSESMETEGSSDGSDGTTAGANQTKRKRSREGTPITGKDAKIEPQASPVTAAEINESPSKLLGTTKAADATGKLGSVISPGMSTALELRNPSSINAMTSPTSIPPCSVLPSEVWLQNEKELKRERRKQSNRESARRSRLRKQAEAEELAHKVDSLTAENVAIRSEIKRLSENSEKIKKENATLMIKLKSAQSGRSEALDMNEKRMQQPVSTEIKGPVNKSIKEESNICKKNSSSGAKLCQLLDTSSRADAVAAS